ACGGCTGGATTCTCGCGTTGGTCTTTCGTTACAAATCAACCAATCCGCAAATCACCGCGATGATGCAACAACGCGCCTCGGAAGCCGAAAGCGACGGCAGAGAACCCAAACGTGAACAGACCTGGGTGCCTTACGAAAAAATTTCTTCAAACCTGGTTCGCGCCGTGCTTGCCGGTGAAGACCAGAAATTTTTCGACCATGATGGCTTCGATTGGGAAGAGTTGCAGAAAGCCGTTGAAAAAGATTGGGAAGAGAAAAAATTTAATCGCGGCGGTTCAACCATCAGTCAACAATTATCGAAAAATCTATTTCTTTCAACCTCAAAGAACCCTTTGCGGAAATTGCACGAAGCGTTGATTACCGCCGAGATGGAGCAGATTTTATCGAAGCGTCGGATATTGGAAATCTATTTGAATGTGATTGAATGGGGCGATGGCATTTACGGAGCCGAAGCCGCTGCCCGTCATTACTTCAACAATTCTGCGGCATCGTTAAATGTAGACCAGGCAGCCTATCTTTCGGCGATGATTCCGGGACCGTTGAATGCCTATAACCCGACAAAAAATCCCGGTCGGGTCAACCGTCGCAAAGCCTTACTGCTTAGACTCATGCGCCACGTCGTCATTCCCAGAGATTTGGATTGATTGCCAACTATTGAGGTCTTACGATAAGGGTAAAATCCGTACTCTCGAACGCCCTTCATCCAAAACAATCAACGCGCCTGCATCAACGATTCGTGGTTTTGTAAAACGTCAATGACAGGTTTTTCCAGATGGGCGGGCGTTATATCTTGTGTGCGGACTTGAATGACGCTCGGACTTTCGGCTTTCGTCAACGCCAAAGCCGTACCAAAGTCCAGATCGTGTGTGAAAACAACATAATTATTATCCCGTGCCCAATCCATCAAAACAGTATCTGCGGCGCGCGGGTCGCCAACGGCTGACCAATGAACCGCTGTAATTCCGTGCTTGGCAAATACCTCCACCCAATCGGGTGACAGATTCATATCAATCAGAATCTTCATGTGGTCACTAACGGCAGTTCAATCTCTTCAGCGCGCCACGCAGCATACGCCAAGGCTTCGCGTAAATCTTCTTCTTCAAGGTAGGGATACAGTTTCAGAATTTCGGCGGTTGAATAACCGGAAGCGATTAACCCGACAATCGCGCCGACCGTGACACGCAAACCGCGAATGCAGGGCTTGCCGCCCATCACCTTCGGGTCGAATGTAATTCGTGTTAGCTGTTTCATGTCCGCCATTATACCTTAATGAAACAAATCGCCACAGGCACGTTGTAGAGCGACACCACCGATTCATGACAAATTATGAATATTTCGCGACCAGTTTTTTAACTGTGGTTGAATTGCGCATGGTTGCGGACATTCCAAGAATCTTTTCCATATTCCCTTTAAATAAACTTTCGCTGAAACGGGTTCGACACAGCCAATACATTTCGCGTTGATGAAAATGGAATGCGTCAACCGTCGTTTGCATGGAAAGCATTTTCTGTTGCGCTTCGCCGGTTGGTTCATCAGGCAAAAAAGCGATGTAGATGCCGTGCCCTTCGCCGCTGAGTTCCGCATCGCTGAACGGTTGGTACTGAGCGATAGTTGCGAGTTCCACAGTAGACCGGATGAATGTTGCAACCGCGTAACCGAGTTTTTCTTTTAAGTGTTTTTCAATTTTCTGTTCGAGCGGTTGCGGGTGTTTACCGGGCGAATCGAATATGACATTGCCGCTGGCAATAAAAGTTTCAACATTTGAGAATTCCATCTCTTCAAACAGCAACCGCAACGCATCCATTTTTACGGTATGCCCACCAACGTTGATGGCTCTAAGGAACGCAATATATTTCGGCATGAAAAATTTTTCCTTTGCACGTCATTCTTAAACAGCGAATTTATTTCTTGAAATCATACTGCTGATAGCGCGGGTCTTCAGCCAGTTCATGCTTTTTTAAGAATTCCCAGACACTATTGTTAATGGTTGCCGCAAGATCATAATACGAATGATTGTGATTGGGAATTTCAGTCAATTCACCAGGGAATTCCCGCTTTTTTAATTCGTCGCGGGTTGAGCGTACAACCGTCAAAGGAAAGTACGGGTCTTTTGTCCCAACGAATATTGCCATCGGTATCTTTCGCTTTGCGTAATCAAAAATCGGATAATCTTCCGGTTGAATGGCACCTGCATGAACGGCAGTGGCAGCAAAGTATTGCGATTCATACAAGGACATGTAGAGCGCGAAGATTGCGCCGCCTGAGTGACCGAATAAATATACTTTGCGGGGATTTATTAGGTATTTTGATTTGATGGCTTCGACTAATTCATGTAAAAAATCGGGACCGTCAACAGGCGTAACCCATTGGGACGAATCCCAAGAATCCGGGCCAACAATGATTAGCCCCTCCTGCTTTGCTTTATCTTTCCACTTTTCGACTAAAGATAAGCCATTACGTCCTGAACCATGTAGCAACACAATAAGCGGTGCCGGTGTTGTGGGCGATAAACTTTCAGGAACAAATAAGTGGTAAGTGCGCTGTTTGCCTTGTGAGGTTATCGAATCTTTTACAATCTTTTCTGATGATGCATCTGTCTTCAGCGGGAGCATCAGGAATATAAAGATGCTTAACACAGTAAATTTCATATAACCTTCCTCCTATCCAATGATCACTTCATCTGGGTGTTGCTGATGAAGGCGATTTTTTTGCTGTCGGGCGACCACGAGGGGACATTGATGGTTCCTTGACCGCCGTACACATAAGCGATGACTTTCGCTTGACCGCCTTGAACCGGCATCAATCGCAGGTAAACCTGTTTGTAAAACGGATGGTCGTTCGGTGAAACCTCTTTTAAAAACGATAAAAACACCACCCATTTGCCATTCGGCGAAAGGTGCGGGAACCAGTTGTTGAATTCGTCATTGGTTAATTGTTCAGGATTGCTGCCATCGGCTTTCATGCGCCAGAGTTGCATCGTCCCGCTGCGCGCCGAATTGAAGTAAATGTATTTGCCATCGGGCGCGTATTCCGAACCGTCATCGAGTCCTTTGGAATTCGTGAGATTCACCTCTTCGCCGCCCGCCGAAGGGATTTTATAAATATCAAATTCGCCGTTGCGCTCTGCCGTGTAAATTAAAAACTTGCCATCCGGCGACCAGCCGTGCAGATAAGAATGCCCTTTAGCGGTCACCCGTCGCGGTTTGCCGCCGCCAACCGGCACCACATAAATAATCGATTTGTTGCCGTCGTCTCGACTGTGATGACTAATCCCCAGCCACTTGCCATCAAAAGACAACACATGGTCGTTGTTGTTGCCGGTCGCAAAATCCGTATCAATGACCCGAGGGATTTTGGTAGCCAAATCGAAACCAAAAAGTTTGCCTTTGCTGTTATAGATGAGAGTCTTGCCGTCCTTTGTCCAGTTGGGCGCTTGCAGGGAATCGGGCGAAGTATAAATGATTTTTCGGCTGCCCGTTGCCATATCCATGATTTCCAGATTGCTGCCGATGTAATCTCTGTAAGGAACAAAATTTTCTGCGGCAGGAATAATGATTCGGGTATTTTGATAAACCGCTTTTTCGGTCACTGCCTGGTTATGCGAACAGACATACAGCCCCACATAAACTTCATCGCCCAGCGGCATGTCGGAAATTTGAGAATCCGTAAAGGTGTCGCCGAATCGCGCAACCGACATCACATAGTTGTTGCCTCTCTTTTCCAGTTGAATAATGTCCGCGCCTTTGACCGGTGATTTGATTTCTTCGGTGATGCCGCCTGCGGTTTTACGATACTGCAAAGACGTAAGCCCGTCACCATGCACGGTGGCATTCACATGCGCCGAATTGGGTTCCAAAGTCGAACGCACCATCCAGCCGATTTTTCTGTGCGCCTCAACACCTTTGCCGACAAATTGCGCCTGGGTTTGCAGAATGAAATTGCCCCGCAAACGTTTCCAGACGAAATGAAATTCATCGCGCTCTGCCCACATATTGCTGCCGGAACCGCTGAGGGTATAGCGCTGGTTTTCGGCATCGAAAATTGCCGAACCGCTTTGGGCAGGCTTGCCGACATCGGTTTGCCCTTCAAATATGCCAACGGAATTTTGTTGAGAGAAAGCTTGAATGGTTGAAATAAAAATCAGGAATAAGACAACCCCCAAAGCTTTCGGCAGGTGACATCTACGGTTTTTCATGGCGAAAAGGTATGACGATTGACGACGAATTTCAAGTAGCGGAGAGTTGAAATTCGCCTGTAGGTAAACCCAAACGGCTAAACGCCAATCCCTCAACAAGCGCAATTCTAACTGCCGGTTTGAAGACCGCTATTGCGGCGCGCTTCGGCTTCGGCAAGCCAGCCGCGTTTCAATTTATCAATCGGAACCACCGATAAATAGGGCTTGATGTCGAGAATCGGGGTGCCGTCGAGCATATCGACACCTTTAACGTGCAGGTTTGCGCCGTCTCGACTGACGAGTTCGACCACCGTCAGCCCTATGGGATTGGGGCGGCGCGGGGCGCGGGTCGCAAACACCCCGTGCGGGCGATCATCCGATGGCGGGTGACTGATAAGACTGTAGCCTTCCGATTGATGAAAAGCCCAGATGACGAAGAGATGAGAAAAGCCTTCGATGTCCATCAACCCTTCGGCAAACTCCGGCAAAATTTCCAGCGTTCCTTCGGCGGTGTGTTCCGCGCCACAACCTTTGGGAATCTGCGATTTTTCCGTGTAGGCATTGCGAACATATCCAATTGCTGACATGGTAAACATAATTCGATTAAAGACAGGATTGAAAAATTTGACAAGCTGAAATAGAGAAAAATGAAGATTAGAACGGATTGCCAAACTGTGGGCTGAGATTGTGCAAATGGTCTTTGACCACAATTCGCTTTAAATCAGGCGGCGCAGTTTGGCGGCGATTAAGGGCGAAAGCGCCATCGCCAGCATGCCGATTGCCAGCAACCCGCCTTTTGCCGGATGGTAATCCGATAAAATTCTCTCCCACGAAAATTTGAAAACCACTCGTCCGAGAAAAATTTCAAAACTGACGGTTAATCCAACCCAGAGCCATCCGACCGATAGCAATTGCCGAACCGTCGTGGCGCGAAGCCAGCGAATGAATGCATAGGTAATCAGAAAAATAATCGCGATGCCGGTGAATACGGTAATTTGCCGCGCCCTGAAATCACCGACTACAGGTTCAAGCAATAGGGTTCGCGCTGTGCCGTGCAGGGTTTCAGCAAAGATGATTAGTAGCCAGATAACGATTCCTCTCAGATAAATCATCCTTGTCTCAAAGCAACTGTTTATATCGTGGCTTCAGTTTCATTGGCTGCAAAATCCATCGCCTCAAGGTCATCATCAATCGCTTCCGGCATGGTGAAAAATCTCAACCATAGAAAACCGATTATGCCAGCCGTCAACGAAGATAATAAAATCGCCATTTTCGAGGCATTGACGATATTCGCTTCGCCAACGAATGCGAGATTGGTAATAAAAATTGACATCGTAAATCCAATGCCACCCAACAGCCCCGCGCCAAAGATGTGCTTCCAATTTAAATCAAGCGGTAACCGGCATAGCCCAATCGCGACCACCAGAAAACTAATCAAAGTAATCCCCAGGGGTTTTCCGGTCACCAATCCGAGAATAATGCCTGCACTGTTTGCGGTGGTTAAATCCTGATACCAGTTATTCGCAATCACAATACCGGTGTTGGCGAGCGCAAAGATTGGCAGAATGAGATAGGCTACAGGTTTATGTAAGGCGTGTTCGATTTTGTGTGATGGTGATTTTGCATCATCCTCTTTGCCGGTGAAGGGAATCGCAAATGCCAGCAACACGCCGGCGATGGTCGCGTGAACTCCCGATTTCAACATGAAAAACCACATCAACGCGCCGCCGATTAAATAGGGAATCAAATTCATCACCCGCAAACGATTGAGAACGACAAGCAATGCAAAGACGCCCAACGCCCCCAGTAAATAACCCGTTGCCAGTTTCGCTGTATAAAAAATCGCAATGACGATAATCGCGCCGAGATCGTCAATCACGGCAAGCGCCGTTAGAAAAACTTTGAGCGAGGCGGGAATGCGGTCGCCCAAGATCGCCAGAGCGCCCAGCGCAAAGGCGATGTCGGTTGCCATCGGAATGCCAATACCGGCTTGTGTCGGGGTGCCATTATTTAAAATGAAATGAATTAACGCGGGAACTCCGATGCCACCGAGCGCCGCAAAAATCGGCAGCAGGGCATTTTTGAAATCCGACAATTCACCGACATAGAGTTCGCGCTCCAATTCCAGACCGATGAGCAAAAAGAAGACCGCCATCAGCGCATCATTAATCCAATGTTCGATGCTTAACCCAATGATAGATTGATGCCAGAAACCCAAATACGTCGCCCCGAATGGCGAATTGGTGATTGCCAGCGAAACGGCGGTGCAGATAATTAAAATTACGCCGCTTGATTTTTCAGAATCGAAAAAGTTTTTGAAGGCTTGGGATAATTTTCTTTTAACTATGCTCATGGTTACCTTTCAGTAGTTTGACCATCAATAAGATTTATTGGAGACGAATTACCGCCCGATTACTAACTTTCGGTGGTTAGCAAAAATACTCTCTTAAACCTGCGATTGAGGGCGCAGCGACACTTTTTTGTTGATGAATGAATGGAGTAACTTGGCGCACTGCCTCCATTCAACTATTTCATGACCGGCGCTGAACTTGATGAGCAGCGCCGGTTATGAAGCTGAACCGTTTATTTCTGCAAGTTGGTGGACGTTTCACCTTTTCCCGCTGTTGTTCTTTCTTGCTCATCTCTTTTATGTTGACGACGAGAAGTGATGATAATCCAGATAACGAATGAAAAAAACAGTACAACCAGACACAGCGCAAAAATAATTTGAGAATCCATAAATCCTCCCTGCAACCGATAGATAGGTCGGCGCACCTGTTGAGTTAGCCATCAAGATAATTTGGAAAATTAGCGCGAAGGGTTTACGCAACAGCCGGGGGGGCGCGGTCGCTTGGTCGGGAGAAAAAATCTACAGAATAATCGGCTTGGGAATAATAAACCGTTTTTGGGAGTGGCACGACATCTGCCACGTCGCATACGAGACTTAACGGAAGACTGACGAAATGATTGATCTGTTGCTCAACGGCAATACGGTTTAGAGTTGGCGATGAGATGTCAACTTTACGCAAGGCGGGAGAAACCGGAGAGGGTAACGGCGAAGAACCGCGTGCCCCGGAAACCTTGAGAAGGTCGGTAGTCGTGGGTGCAAAATTTCGCAAGGGGAGTAATTGCAACCCCACGCCTTCGGAAATACAAAGCGCCAACAGCACGCCGAGAATGGGCAAAGCGCGCAGGCTATAGCGGATTGTGGAGTTGACCGATTTCTTCATCATCCAATTGATAAAATGGCTTGGATGGCTTGAGCGCCCATCACCGCCGGACACTGGCGTGATTATCATTTATCCGTATGCGATAGTTGACCAGATTTTCTGACAAATACTACCTGTCTGCTTCAACGAACTTTTATGATAGTGCAGTATGAAAAACCGCTGCAACTATTTTTTCCAGACTCAATCTGCGATGAGGCAACTCAGTACCAAAGGCGCAGAACTTCAGGAGTTTTTATAGTCAGTCAGGAACCTGAGCGATGAAGCGGTTGGCAAATTTTATCAGCGGGGGAATAATGGCCAAAAAACCGGCAGGATAAATAAAACGACCAGCATGAGGATGAAAGTCAGCAGTGCTCCTGTCTTAATAAAATCCCTAAACTGGTATTTGCCAGGACCATAAACCAGTATGCAGGCAGGCTCAAAGGGCGCGATGAAAGAAATAGACGCTGCCAGCATAATAGCAATCGCGAAACTCCGTTGATTGGCTCCCAACTTCTGCGCTGTCTGCATGGCAATCGGCAGCACCACCAACGCTGCCGCCGCATTTGACATGGGTTGCGTGAGCAAAATGGTTAGCAGGAAAAGCCCTGCCAAAACCACTCTGATACCAAATGGTTCAAGCCCTTCGACAATTCCTTTGGCAAGAAATTCAGCCGCTCCGGTTTTTTCCATTGCCATGCCAAAAGCCATCATACCGCCAATCAAAATGATTAATTTCCAATTGATATATTCATAGGCTTCTTCAATCGTGATGGTCTTGAGCAGGATGGTCAGGAGCGCCGCCCCTAAAAAAACGATTGACAGCGGCAACCATCCAAGCCCACCGACGATGACCGCAATTGCCAAACAAGCGACAATATATCCACCTTTCTTTGCTCGGTTTACAGATGGGCGAATCTCTTCCAATATCCACATATCCGGGTGACGACGCACATATTCGAGTTGATCGGTTGATCCTTGAATGAGCAGCAAGTCACCCATGCGCAAGCGAATATTTCCGACCTTTTCGGTTACCAACCGACCGTGACGATTAAATGCCAGTACCACCATTCCATATCGCAAACGAAAATTGACCTCTTTTAGGGTTTTGCCAATTAAATCCGATTGCGGCGTCACAATGACCTCTGCCATGCGAATTTCGCCGGTCTGCAAACTGTCATCGAAAAGTTTGACTTCCGGTCGAATCTCGATATCGGCGGTTTCCTTGACTTTCATCAAATCGCTGATCCGCCCTTCGACCAGCAGAACATCACCGGATTGGATGATTGTTGATGCATCGGGAATAAACCGAGTATCGCCACGCAGAACTTCGAGAATCCGAAAGCCTATTTGCGACAAACTCGAATGGAAAATCTTCTGCCCAATTAGCATTGAACCACGGGGAATGACTATCTCGCTGAGATACTCGCGAATGTCATACTCTTCGGTCAGGCTTTCTTCGCGGTACTCCGGCAGCAAACGCTGACCAATAAACAGCAGATAAATAATGCCTACTCCTAAAAGCATCAAGCCAATCGGAGTGATCTCAAACAATCTGAGGGCAGGCATTCCTGACCGGGATATAAACCCGCTGACCGCAACATTCGTAGACGTGCCGATCAATGTGCAGGTGCCGCCCAGTATTGAGGCAAAGGCTAAGGGCATCAGTAATTTTGACGGACTCAGGTTAGCGGTCTTGGCTACACCCATTACCGGCGGAATAAAAATTGCTGTTGCCGTGGTGTTATTCATAAATGAAGAGATGCTGCCGATGATGACCATCATGGCAAGCAGAAGGCGATTGCGACCGCCTCGCGCAAATTGATAAAGTCGCGCTGCCAGAATATCCATAATACCGCTTTGTTGTAACGCCCCGCTGATCACAAATATCGACGCAAGGATGATAATGATGTCATTACTGAAACCGGCAAATGCCTCAAGTGGTGTGAGGATTCCTGTGGTTACCAGTCCCATTAACAACAGCAGCGTGATGACATCCACGGAAAGTCGTTCCATGGCAAACATGATGACGGCTATTAGTAACAGTCCCAGAACAATAGCTATTTCCATGACTTTATGCTTGAGCAAAAAAGTTAATTCACTGGTTTTTCAGAAGCAGATGTTGAGAGCTGCTTTCTGAAAAAGCATCCTCAGCGCAAAAGAAATTTTCCCGGTTAAGACGCCGCCTCTGCGAGTTGTAATTTGATTAAAGCCGAGCGGTCGGAATTGGTTCGGAGTGTCACCTTGATGCGGTCGGGTGAAACTTGCCAGCGTTGCGCCAGATAATTACGGATCGCTTGTGCCCGCTCTTCGGCAATCGTTGCTTTTTCTCCAGGTTCGGCATTGGCGATAATTTCCAGATATAGCGTTGGCATCTGCTGAAGGCTTTGCCCGACGCCATCAAGCAGTCTGGCTCTAGTTGTCGGTAAATCCGCCTGATTCCTGCCAAACAACAGGGGACCAAAATCCGAAGGGATGCGCTCATAATTGACGACCACTTCGGGGTCGGCAAAGCGAGCGCGAATTTCCTCGGTGATGATCGTGCGGGCGTCATTGTCCATCTCATGACCGCCAAGGTAGCTGAGGGTAATTTGCATGGCAGCCGTAGGGCTGGTGACGGTTCTGTAGCCCACCATCTGAGTGCCCGTCGGTAAGCGTAAACTCGCAAGCGCACGGTCAATGCCGTCCCAGAAACGAGTCTTTAACTGCGCGACTGTGGGCGGCGTTTCTTTGCTTTTTTCGGTTCGCGCCTTTGCCAGAAAGTCTTGCCCGCTGGCGGTCGGAACATCTACCAGTTGGCAAGATATAGAGTCACGAGGTCGTCCCAGGCGCGTCGCCAGAAGCTTGGTTAGCTCGGTTTTCTCGACTGGTGAATAAGGCAGGGAGGTAAAGACGCGCAGAAAAATGGTCAACTTCTCTCCTTGCTCAGCAATGTTCACTTCATCGAGATAGGAACGCGGTTCGCCCGATGGTAATTGGCTAAAATTTTGTTGCCACACTTCTGTAACCAGGCGCTCCAACCGGTTTGCATTTTGTTTGCGGATAATTTCGTTTTTGAGTTGATTAAACGATTGGCTGAGCGGAATCAAAATCATCAAAATCGGGATTAGGATCATCACAAAGCGCACCGTCAGACTATCAAGCTTTCTGGCTCCTTCCCTGAGCGCGTACCGCCCAAGCGCGCGTTTGAAAAAAGCGCTCTCTGTATCCTCATTCTGCCACTTTCGGGCGATGGACTTCACTTCGTCCGTGCCAATGTGCAGAGCCAGAAAAACAATCATAGCGGTAAAGGTAATCGCCACCAGATTCGTTAGAAAGAGCAAGCCCCCCCCACGCGCCACTTGCATTCCTTCGCTGCCGCTCACGCTGAGGGCAATGCCCATGCCGTAGCCAATCACACACAAAGGCGGCATTAAGGCGACAGCAATGGCGACACCCGGTATGGAAGTGACCACGCCTTTAACTTCTTTGCAGATCGCTATGGAACCGATAGCGCCGGAAAAAAGCGCAATAATGAAATCCAAAGTGTTCGGTTGGGTTCGGGCGGCAATTTCATCAGTCATTTCTCTAAAAGGCAACAAACTGACCAGAACAACCGCAAAGCTAACCGCTACCAGGCAACTCAAAACCAGACTCAACAGCGAGCGAACTCCCAAAATGAGGTCACCGGCTGCAAGCGATAGTCCGCCAGCGAGAATCGGTCCCATCAATGGCGAAATGAGCATTGCGCCGATAATCACAGCCGGGCTGTTGAGAATCAGACCCATCGTAGCGATTCCGGCAGCGAAAAGAATTTGCAGCCAATAGGCAACATCCCGGAGCGTAGCCGATTTGGAGATGTCAACATAAAGCTCTTGTTTGCGCAGCGGGTTTACCCCAAGATGATTGGCGAACCAATCACCAAACCGCCCAACGCCGGAACGGTTCACGGTTGGTCTATC
This genomic window from Acidobacteriota bacterium contains:
- the mtgA gene encoding monofunctional biosynthetic peptidoglycan transglycosylase — its product is MPPMVDVVEQPKTRKKVKPRWRVWAFRILLAVIILSVLYHGWILALVFRYKSTNPQITAMMQQRASEAESDGREPKREQTWVPYEKISSNLVRAVLAGEDQKFFDHDGFDWEELQKAVEKDWEEKKFNRGGSTISQQLSKNLFLSTSKNPLRKLHEALITAEMEQILSKRRILEIYLNVIEWGDGIYGAEAAARHYFNNSAASLNVDQAAYLSAMIPGPLNAYNPTKNPGRVNRRKALLLRLMRHVVIPRDLD
- a CDS encoding DUF5615 family PIN-like protein is translated as MKILIDMNLSPDWVEVFAKHGITAVHWSAVGDPRAADTVLMDWARDNNYVVFTHDLDFGTALALTKAESPSVIQVRTQDITPAHLEKPVIDVLQNHESLMQAR
- a CDS encoding DUF433 domain-containing protein yields the protein MKQLTRITFDPKVMGGKPCIRGLRVTVGAIVGLIASGYSTAEILKLYPYLEEEDLREALAYAAWRAEEIELPLVTT
- a CDS encoding DUF1697 domain-containing protein, whose protein sequence is MPKYIAFLRAINVGGHTVKMDALRLLFEEMEFSNVETFIASGNVIFDSPGKHPQPLEQKIEKHLKEKLGYAVATFIRSTVELATIAQYQPFSDAELSGEGHGIYIAFLPDEPTGEAQQKMLSMQTTVDAFHFHQREMYWLCRTRFSESLFKGNMEKILGMSATMRNSTTVKKLVAKYS
- a CDS encoding alpha/beta hydrolase-fold protein translates to MKFTVLSIFIFLMLPLKTDASSEKIVKDSITSQGKQRTYHLFVPESLSPTTPAPLIVLLHGSGRNGLSLVEKWKDKAKQEGLIIVGPDSWDSSQWVTPVDGPDFLHELVEAIKSKYLINPRKVYLFGHSGGAIFALYMSLYESQYFAATAVHAGAIQPEDYPIFDYAKRKIPMAIFVGTKDPYFPLTVVRSTRDELKKREFPGELTEIPNHNHSYYDLAATINNSVWEFLKKHELAEDPRYQQYDFKK
- a CDS encoding biopolymer transporter TolR; the protein is MKNRRCHLPKALGVVLFLIFISTIQAFSQQNSVGIFEGQTDVGKPAQSGSAIFDAENQRYTLSGSGSNMWAERDEFHFVWKRLRGNFILQTQAQFVGKGVEAHRKIGWMVRSTLEPNSAHVNATVHGDGLTSLQYRKTAGGITEEIKSPVKGADIIQLEKRGNNYVMSVARFGDTFTDSQISDMPLGDEVYVGLYVCSHNQAVTEKAVYQNTRIIIPAAENFVPYRDYIGSNLEIMDMATGSRKIIYTSPDSLQAPNWTKDGKTLIYNSKGKLFGFDLATKIPRVIDTDFATGNNNDHVLSFDGKWLGISHHSRDDGNKSIIYVVPVGGGKPRRVTAKGHSYLHGWSPDGKFLIYTAERNGEFDIYKIPSAGGEEVNLTNSKGLDDGSEYAPDGKYIYFNSARSGTMQLWRMKADGSNPEQLTNDEFNNWFPHLSPNGKWVVFLSFLKEVSPNDHPFYKQVYLRLMPVQGGQAKVIAYVYGGQGTINVPSWSPDSKKIAFISNTQMK
- the tsaA gene encoding tRNA (N6-threonylcarbamoyladenosine(37)-N6)-methyltransferase TrmO, whose translation is MSAIGYVRNAYTEKSQIPKGCGAEHTAEGTLEILPEFAEGLMDIEGFSHLFVIWAFHQSEGYSLISHPPSDDRPHGVFATRAPRRPNPIGLTVVELVSRDGANLHVKGVDMLDGTPILDIKPYLSVVPIDKLKRGWLAEAEARRNSGLQTGS
- the nhaA gene encoding Na+/H+ antiporter NhaA is translated as MSIVKRKLSQAFKNFFDSEKSSGVILIICTAVSLAITNSPFGATYLGFWHQSIIGLSIEHWINDALMAVFFLLIGLELERELYVGELSDFKNALLPIFAALGGIGVPALIHFILNNGTPTQAGIGIPMATDIAFALGALAILGDRIPASLKVFLTALAVIDDLGAIIVIAIFYTAKLATGYLLGALGVFALLVVLNRLRVMNLIPYLIGGALMWFFMLKSGVHATIAGVLLAFAIPFTGKEDDAKSPSHKIEHALHKPVAYLILPIFALANTGIVIANNWYQDLTTANSAGIILGLVTGKPLGITLISFLVVAIGLCRLPLDLNWKHIFGAGLLGGIGFTMSIFITNLAFVGEANIVNASKMAILLSSLTAGIIGFLWLRFFTMPEAIDDDLEAMDFAANETEATI
- a CDS encoding SLC13 family permease; protein product: MEIAIVLGLLLIAVIMFAMERLSVDVITLLLLMGLVTTGILTPLEAFAGFSNDIIIILASIFVISGALQQSGIMDILAARLYQFARGGRNRLLLAMMVIIGSISSFMNNTTATAIFIPPVMGVAKTANLSPSKLLMPLAFASILGGTCTLIGTSTNVAVSGFISRSGMPALRLFEITPIGLMLLGVGIIYLLFIGQRLLPEYREESLTEEYDIREYLSEIVIPRGSMLIGQKIFHSSLSQIGFRILEVLRGDTRFIPDASTIIQSGDVLLVEGRISDLMKVKETADIEIRPEVKLFDDSLQTGEIRMAEVIVTPQSDLIGKTLKEVNFRLRYGMVVLAFNRHGRLVTEKVGNIRLRMGDLLLIQGSTDQLEYVRRHPDMWILEEIRPSVNRAKKGGYIVACLAIAVIVGGLGWLPLSIVFLGAALLTILLKTITIEEAYEYINWKLIILIGGMMAFGMAMEKTGAAEFLAKGIVEGLEPFGIRVVLAGLFLLTILLTQPMSNAAAALVVLPIAMQTAQKLGANQRSFAIAIMLAASISFIAPFEPACILVYGPGKYQFRDFIKTGALLTFILMLVVLFILPVFWPLFPR
- a CDS encoding DUF389 domain-containing protein: MQQVEDRPTVNRSGVGRFGDWFANHLGVNPLRKQELYVDISKSATLRDVAYWLQILFAAGIATMGLILNSPAVIIGAMLISPLMGPILAGGLSLAAGDLILGVRSLLSLVLSCLVAVSFAVVLVSLLPFREMTDEIAARTQPNTLDFIIALFSGAIGSIAICKEVKGVVTSIPGVAIAVALMPPLCVIGYGMGIALSVSGSEGMQVARGGGLLFLTNLVAITFTAMIVFLALHIGTDEVKSIARKWQNEDTESAFFKRALGRYALREGARKLDSLTVRFVMILIPILMILIPLSQSFNQLKNEIIRKQNANRLERLVTEVWQQNFSQLPSGEPRSYLDEVNIAEQGEKLTIFLRVFTSLPYSPVEKTELTKLLATRLGRPRDSISCQLVDVPTASGQDFLAKARTEKSKETPPTVAQLKTRFWDGIDRALASLRLPTGTQMVGYRTVTSPTAAMQITLSYLGGHEMDNDARTIITEEIRARFADPEVVVNYERIPSDFGPLLFGRNQADLPTTRARLLDGVGQSLQQMPTLYLEIIANAEPGEKATIAEERAQAIRNYLAQRWQVSPDRIKVTLRTNSDRSALIKLQLAEAAS